aaccctaaaccctaaaccctaaaccctaaaccctaaaccctaaaccctaaaccctaaaccctaaaccctaaaccctaaaccctaaaccctaaaccctaaaccctaaaccctaaaccctaaaccctaaaccctaaaccctaaaccctaaaccctaaaccctaaaccctaaaccctaaaccctaaaccctaaaccctaaaccctaaaccctaaaccctaaaccctaaaccctaaaccctaaaccctaaaccctaaaccctaaaccctaaaccctaaaccctaaaccctaaaccctaaaccctaaaccctaaaccctaaaccctaaaccctaaaccctaaaccctaaaccctaaaccctaaaccctaaaccctcaaccctaaaccctaaaccctcaaccctaaaccctaaaccctcaaccctaaaccctaaaccctaaaccctcaaccctaaaccctaaaccctaaaccctcaaccctaaaccctcaaccctaaaccctcaaccctaaaccctcaaccctcaacccctaaaccctcaaccctaaaaccctcaaccctaaacccctcaAACCCCTaacccctaaaccctcaaccctaaaccctcaaccctaaaccctcaaccctaaaccctcaaccctaaaccctcaaccctaaccctcaaccctcaccctcaaccctcaaccctcaaccctcaacctcaaccctcaaccctcaaccctcaaccctaaaccctcaaccctaaaccctaaaccctaaaccctaaaccccaaaCTCCTTAATCCCAAACCCAAAATCCGACACCCTGaaacccaaaaatcccaaaccctaAAACCTAAACTCGAAACCGAAAACCCTAAACTAGAAACACGAAACCCCAAGCCCCAAACCCCAAAATAGGCAATCAAACTTTATTTGGACTTCAAAATAGACCACCCAACTTTTTTCCACGtttgaaatatatgagttatcacGTTCAACTTTCTTCAGCATATGGTTTAATATTCTAGTGGATATGATGTTAGGTTTCTATCTATGCATCATGTGTCGCAACTCCCACCTCTCTTATATTATTGTAAGAGTTTCGAACCCTCCCTATCTCcttaataataacaataataaataaagGAAACATGCAGCTTTCTATTAAATTGGTTTGGCTTCCATGCATGTTCGTTTTTGTTCTTGTTTATGCATGAGTTTAAATCTTTTACCGTAGCCACGAGGTGAGAATCAGGTCACTGCCTTGGCAAGAACAATCAAGGCAAGTGAAAAGATTGAGTGAAACATTTACAAAACGTCAAATTTTGATCGTCATCCTTATCGCGATCAATCCCTCTCCCTCCAACGCCACCTCTCAACCTCTAGCGGCGCGTCTAATGCATTCCAAAAGCAGATGCTGGAGTTGATGTCACCGGATAACAAACAAGGGACATGTTCCATCCCGAAAATGGAATACATACCAATAAATGACAACAGATAAACAAAATAGACAAACATAGTACAGAAGAAGGTTTTCTAGTTGGTGTACGGACGAGCGAATAGAAAAGATGTACTTAGCATCCAATATAGACCATCAATACACAAATCAGGCTAATTTTCTAAATGCGACCATCCCACAAGCACTCAGAGCAAACTTTGCCACCCTTCAAAAGATTCTCCACTTCTTTAGGAGGGTTCATTCCTAGACTGCAAGCCCGCTCCAACCGTGCAAGTCTGGTCATCCCAAGGCACGGTCCATATGCCATGTTCATATCAAATTGCCTCAATAGCTCTTCTTGCTCGTCATAATCGACTATCAATcaggacaaaaaaaaatacatttagcCCATCACAATATATAGAAAAAGCGCCATAGAAGAATCTATCATTACTCAAAACAGATATGGTTTAGGAGTGTATTATAATGAGGTTTCCTTAGCCCTTGATTCCATAGTAGTAAAGTTTAAGAATACACAGGAAAACAGATTATTGTTAAACAATGATAAATTAGGGTCTAGGGTATGTATTagttcaaaacaataaattaaaaattgaactcCTATGTTCCCATAAGAAACAATGAGGACTCCAATATCTGAGGCTACTTTGAAGTTTCAAAACTCCAAGGGTTAAAAGTTAGGGGAAGTTGGATCCTAATACAAAAATTTAAGATGCCCTTGGATATCGATCTTTGTCCAGTTCCCTTTAAATTTTTAGCTACGTAAGGTTCATTATCTACTAGTGCCTATCTATGCCCCCTTGAGTTAAATAATGGAAACAAGTCCAAACTCCCAAGGTATACACATTCTTTGCTCTATTTTGAATGTTTAAACACCTTAAATCTACCCAATATCTagggaaaaaaataaagataaatgTTTGCAGGCATCAAATCAAATATGTTATCGCCACATTTGGTGCCTAGAAATCAATGCAGTTGAAAGAGTAATGGAACCTAGTCATAAAGTTATCCCTTCCAATCACCAACTCATCTAATTTTCTTCAAATCCATTCATAATTGCAACATGAACAACCACAACAACAGTTGATGCGAGTTTGCATCTGAGGACAAAAACAACAATGTACTGGAATTTCATGCAACTACAAAAACCTCGTTACAATGGAAATTAGGGGTTACTACAAAAATCTCGTTACAAtggaaattagggtttcaaaaCTACTGTAAACACAGAATACGTaaattaaaacaacaaaagtatTACTTTTtggattataaattttaatgatAATCCAAGTccactaaatttttttaatgcaaAAAGGGTTGGGACGCCCAACAACGGAAGATTAGAAGGAATTTGGCAACGGAGTGGACACAATACATCGCAAGGAAATGGACAGTGAACCAAAACAAGTATTCACACAACAAGAGTAATCTACGAAAAATTAAAAGCAAGAGGAGAGACGGACCTTTGAGGTCTGGAGAGCCGTGTGAAATTACATCTGAGCCGAAAGATGCAGCAGTAGCTTTTGGGTGAGCGGCCGATTGGGATGTTTTCGTCTTAGAGGTACCACCAATGCTACTGTTTTTCCTTTGCCTGTAGAAACCCTTCATATTCTCTgcttttggatttgattttgacgccATCCCTAAcccctctctatctctctttctctctatctctctcaacttttgaattttgaattcctTTCTTCTTAGAGAAAATAAATAGACGCCCAGTAAGTATTTATTggaaatttctttttccttaagAGGTCCTCTCAGAACTAAATATTTTGTTTCTAGCCCCAATAgattacatttttattttccatCCCAAATAATGTAATGTGACTATGCGAGAGCCAAGGGTAAgcttttatttttgtgtgtccAATAATTGAATAAAACTCATCTACTGTTTTGTCACAGAAAGAATCCAGAGTAGCTTAGGTGAGTGTGATGTTTGAAATGTTGTTATAGAGATTTTCTACTCATCTTTGACACCGAACTACTATCAGCACAGGTTAAGGTCTTTTATTATGAATATTGAGTTAGACAACAAATTATTGATCGCTCATTGTACGGCTTCGGAGTATAGGGTTACAAAATTTCCcaattttaaattcattcatGTGTGAGTGTGATGCATAACTCACCTACCACTTTCAAAGAGCAAAATCAAAGACCCAAGACCCAACCTAGCCCCTTGGCTCGAATATCTCTAACTATAAGGTCATCTTCAATGGATCAGGACATAGGGCTATGGGTTGTGTGTTTAGCCCGAAATGAGACAAAAGCTATCTCAAATGAAAGTCtgggccaaaagaaaaagagaccCACCAGGCCAAACTCTAGCCATTTGGCAATGGAGTTGGGCAAGTTGAGCCAACCAACCAACCCATTTGAAGGGCCTAACCTACAACAGCCAACAGCTACATGACGtcatctaattttatttttttttcaaaatttaaaaaaataaattttaattttgttctataaatacctaagtcatttctcacatcattttcacccttacatactatcttacctcatttgATTTCAAACTTCACATTCTATTCACCTCAAACACTCTTTTCATACACACCCCTCTCTTACCTCTTTCCAATAATCTGAATTTAAacttttcaatatttttcaaatggccacatcttcaACCAAATGAAAGGtttggacccgaaaagaagatgaagctctttgcaaggctAATAAATAGGTCTTGGAAGATAGTATCAAGCGtatttctcaaacaagtgaaggcaTTTGAACTCGTACATTCAAAAGGGACTGTGAGTTCTACGAAGGCACCACTCTACGGAACCCTAGAAACCACGAGAGTTGTCCTTCACGATGGaaaaaacaacttcatccaaGATTGAACAAATAACATCAAGCCTTGGTAAGGGCTGAAATGAGACATGTTAGTGGAGCCAATCTATACAACAAAGTTGACACACCTCAACCCCAATAACACAAGTTATGAGGTTGTGGTGTGTTGGCCGATACTAAATTGATTGTATGACCCCATTCGAAGATGATGTCACAAGCCAACTTAATGACAAAACCATAGTAAGATAAAGATGATGTGTAAGAATTTGAACCAAAAGATGTTCATTGAAATAATAAATCCAAAGCTGCTACATAAGTACTTATCATCCTCCCTACTTGGGGACACAAATTATCTCGGGTTTGACTGATGGGTGcatattttcattcatttttatcatatatttcttTTGGATTTTGTATATATGAATAGGTTAAATGcactaaattaattatttattttatagggATTCAATACAGGAGTTATGCAAAAAAAGGAATGGAAAACAAGTTTTTCAGGTGTCTAGAGTAATTCCAGTGGAGCAAGAGGCTAATAACTGCACCAAGACAAATGCATAAAACTACAACGGTTTTGGAGATCAAATGGACATGGGAATGCTATTCGTTGGAGTATAAGAGAGAACTTAATTatcagtttttattatttccgttatctttcattttctttaataAGGACTTGAAAGTCCATTAGAGCTCTTATTTAACCTTTCCAATTCTTGCCACGAGGTTATAATAAGGAAATTTTGTTTGGACTCAGTTATCTAATCTCTACACCCAACTAAAAAGTTTTATCCACTAAACTTCCAAGTTTAAccttaaataaataagaaaataacaaTCGATGTTTCTATCTCCACACCCAATGACCCAAAACCTAGCACACCACTCCACCCCTCCATTATTTCCGGCAAAACAAACTTCTTGCAATGTCTCCTTCAAAACATAAGTCAATAGGGACCCAACAAACAAACCAAATGGTATCACCAATTCATAGTTTCTAAAGATGGAAAATATGATGCCTGATAAGAAGCTAAGGGTTCCCAAAGTAACATATGACCATATGAATGTTTTTTCTTCAAGCAGTAATAGCTGCTCCAGTGTTGTACCTGCTGCTTTTCTCCACTGGAGTTCTGCACTAGGGGAGGTACGGCTTCCCACAGCTTCTCCTTTACAAAAGTTCCTTTGGTTTGCAACTTCTACTTATTTTCTTTGTTGGGCTCTCCAAATTGTGTTGTGGATGAAACTGCTTTTACACGACTTGGATTTAGGATATATAATTGCATATGGtctttgttggtaccatatattgggcctcgtcttTAGGCCTCATTACTGAGCCTATAACCCATGTAAGAGGGGAaagaacccttattctataaaatgaactCTCCATCACCCTCATTCGGAGAGTCTCACATCCAAAGACAACATCACTCTCATATAATTCTCCTCACAACAATAGATACCCTCTTAGCCAAATagagagcaaaatggcaagggCTGCATCCACATAGAGCTCCCTTGCCGATCTATtataatccatacattcatacagtgaaatggaatcaacatcagtgtagacgtagcccaaacattggggtgaaccacaatacatctttgtgttcttatgcgtttgtgtgattcacggtTTGATTTATATTGGTcaaaagtcctcgctgattttgtgcatcaacatttggcgccgtctataGGAATCGATATGAAAAGCTATGTcaattctctttcatttttttcatcaaacCACTTATCTCCATCGTGGATATGCAAAAAACCAAATTCCACAACGCATACTAAAACGCACCGTATCATGTTTTTTGCTTTGTCCTCCACCACATGTTTTCTGCTTCGTCCTCCCCGCAGCGTGacataacaagaaaaacatggaGAAGGCTGCGTTTAAGAAGAGTATGATTAGTTGGGTCGTCTTCTAGTTCATTTACGTGGCTGCAGGAGTAGAAGCGGTTATGGTTGTTCAACGATGCAATTCGAGCGCCGACTGCAAGACATATCCATGCACCTTAAACTTTGTTCTTTGTCTTAATCACGTCTGCACATGCGAAATCGCAAATGCTATTCACGACGTCGCCGCTGCCGACTGCCGGAGTCTTACCGACTGTAAAGTTACTGCAGAAGGCTGTCCAAAGGGAAGGGCTACGTGTCATAAACGGAAAATGATTGTGCTTTCTCCCTGAATTCTCTCAGTCTAGCctgcaaattcaaaatattgttGTTGGATTTTAAACGTTGTTGTTTCCGGGCCAAACAACGTCGAGTCGAGCGGCGCCCAAATGGACGAGTCGGGGCCGTCCACCTCGTCCGTCATACATGCTGACGCTTCAGCACTAACGACGACGTTTGTTCCACACATATCGCCCAACAACGACACCGACGGAGCAGTAGAAGCAGcctcattttcttccttttccagCTCCGCCTCCACCTCGTGTCTACGCGTCGAAGAATGCGACTAACTGGCCGCTTACCGATGTGGTTTTTGAACCGTTAGAGGAGGTGAAGAAAGAGCTCGATCTTGTTCCTACTCTCCCACAAGTCTCTCTGGCCTACCAGAAATACACTGACGAAAGTGAGACCGCCATTAACGAGCAGATCAATGAACCTGTGGCTTGAAAAAACACCCACGAGAAGCACTCATGAATAAGATAAGAACTGGTGCAAGGTTCCCCATctccactttctgttgtaccagaAGATGCCCACCAAATTCTGAAAAAGATAAGACTTTCTTCATGAAGGGGAGTGCATGTTCCCACCATGCCCACTTTCTGAAAAAAAGCCCACGAGACAACTGTGAAGAAGATAagaattctttattcttttattaatATGTCGGCCATCTCCCTTTTAAAATAACACAATTTTAATCATTATGAagattatatttattatttaaatattattttcataCATAATTACTATATATGTGTCATACACGCCATACTGCCTATTTTGTCCACTATACATTAAGTGCCACTATATATATAAGTAATTGCTTTATGCACCTTTTTCAATCTTGTCGCAATGACAGTCAGCATGATATTTAGATAGTACTATTTGCATTTGATTAATAGTTCATGACATGGTATGTGCAACATGACAAATAGAGTCATGCAGCTACTGATACAAGTGACAAGTACAAATTGATATGCATAGTTATACGTGCATGAATTGTGACTACCTCATAattatacaatatttattaatatGTGAGTGTCCAATTACTTATACAATATTTATTCATGGCCTAGAGTATTGTGATTGCCATTAAACTATGTCActtatacaacatgtgatttaccacacgactgaataaattatttatttatagaaggcacatagtacaatattttgccttgacaaactttgtcaatttgatttattcattatacggtcatacttatactgtcatttattgtcagaaattattgagcaactagatcTACTGATCAACATTGTGCTGATTAAAGAAGTCTACCAACTTATAGACTGATAGGCCACATACTTATGGTGACAAATATTTAGTCCGAACAATGATCTCTTGTCTGACTGGACACCTACTTGCTCGGACACTCGCTCATTTGGACACCTATGTTACTTGGACACCCGCAGGCCCAGACACTCATTCATTCGGGCACTTATGAGATTAGACACCCTTGAGCTCGAACCTCGACTCACAGACCTAACTTATGGACCCAACTTAGAGACCCGACTTATGGCCCCGACTCAAAAACCCAACTTAGGGACCCAATCTGCGGACTCAACACATAGACCCAATATGCGAACCCGACGAGCGGACCCGAATCATGTTgagaatcaactcatactgaGTGCACGTTGACATAAAGTACATACTTGCAATGAGAAACGCCACGAGCCGAGCCGCCTCGCAACAAGCACCACCTCtggctgagcaaccgcctcatcgcgagcatagcctctaaTCGAGTAGCCTCGCAACGACCATCGCCTCAGGCCGAGCAACCGCCTCGTAGtgagcatagcctctagccgagcagccttgcaacgagcatcgcctctAGTCAAGCAGTCTCGCAACGTGTAATACCTCTAGCtgagtattgctttatgttgagcattgTCTTATGTTGAGTACTGGTTTAGGACAATATCTAgtcacttcggcccacacatggactggatttgaagtctccagccaaaaaactctcttgactgaagacttgggggactcctgttggtaccatatattgggcctcgtcttTGGGCCTCATTACTGAGCCCATAACCCATGTAAGAGGGGAAataacccttattctataaaatggactctccATCACCCTCATTCTGAGAGTCTCACATCCAAAGACACAACATCACGCTCATACAATTCTCCTCACAACaatagagggcaataccctcttagccaaacagagagcaaaatggcaagggCTGCATCCACAGAGAGCTCCCTTGCCCAtctattgtaatccatacattcatacaatgaaatggaatcaacatcagtgtggacgtagctcaaacattggggtgaaccacaatacatctttatgttcttgtgcgtttgtgtgattcacggtcggatttatgttggtccaaagtcctcgctgattttgtgcatcaatagtcTTAATAATTTACTcctaaaaatttcaataaataatcccaattgaaaattttggagcCCATGGTCTTTGATGATCTTGCTTTTCACTTGGGTGGGTTTCACCAGAAATAATTATGGAAGAGTGCAGTAGTGTGCTAGGTTTTGAGTTATCATGGGTGTAGAGATAAAAACACcaatgtttttttattcttatttatttaaggGCACACCTTGAAAGTttattagagaaaatgtttagtTACGTGTAGAGATAAGACAactgggttcaaataaaattttctattaTAATAAAGGGATTCATCTCCTTGTTTTTTTAGTTTGGTAGCcacataaa
This region of Malus domestica chromosome 07, GDT2T_hap1 genomic DNA includes:
- the LOC139197285 gene encoding uncharacterized protein, producing the protein MASKSNPKAENMKGFYRQRKNSSIGGTSKTKTSQSAAHPKATAASFGSDVISHGSPDLKVDYDEQEELLRQFDMNMAYGPCLGMTRLARLERACSLGMNPPKEVENLLKGGKVCSECLWDGRI